Proteins from a genomic interval of Amycolatopsis sp. cg13:
- a CDS encoding N-acetyltransferase family protein, whose translation MPVRDAVFEDVEEICSLIEEHAVYEDKHDLKLDRAEMSGHLFGPEPKAWVLICTPPGRPDLVAGFAFCSWNFSTWEGRPGIWLDDLFIRPEHRRHGLGRELLDALRARTTGRVEWDMQAGNAKAEAFYAQLGAEPVPGWVRYRWRP comes from the coding sequence ATGCCCGTACGCGACGCTGTCTTCGAGGACGTCGAGGAGATCTGCAGCCTTATCGAGGAACACGCGGTCTACGAGGACAAGCACGACCTCAAACTCGACCGCGCCGAGATGAGCGGTCACCTGTTCGGGCCGGAGCCGAAGGCGTGGGTGCTGATCTGCACTCCGCCGGGACGGCCGGACCTGGTGGCCGGGTTCGCCTTCTGCAGCTGGAATTTCTCCACGTGGGAGGGCCGCCCGGGGATCTGGCTCGACGATCTGTTCATCCGTCCGGAGCACCGTAGGCACGGGCTGGGCCGGGAGCTGCTCGACGCGTTGCGCGCCCGCACGACGGGGCGGGTCGAGTGGGACATGCAGGCGGGCAACGCCAAGGCGGAGGCGTTCTACGCGCAGCTCGGCGCGGAGCCGGTGCCGGGGTGGGTTCGTTACCGCTGGCGGCCGTGA